A stretch of the Arachis stenosperma cultivar V10309 chromosome 6, arast.V10309.gnm1.PFL2, whole genome shotgun sequence genome encodes the following:
- the LOC130932850 gene encoding probable linoleate 9S-lipoxygenase 5 isoform X1, with translation MLKKVVNCLACNNEEDKRIRGRVVLMKKNVLDFNDFTASILDRVHEFVGQHVSLQLISATNVNPENALKEGTLGKEAYLEDWITTFTPLTAGESAFKVTFDWDEDIGTPGAFLIRNHHHSEFYLRSLTLENVPGHGTIHFICNSWVYPSDKYEKDRIFFSNKTYLPNETPKALVKYREEELECLRGHDEKGKLQEWDRVYDYAYYNDLGNPDKGSEYARPVLGGSSKYPYPRRGRTGRPPTSIDVNTESRLNLLLSLDIYVPRDERFGHLKMADFLAYALKAIVQVLKPELESLFDKTPNEFDSLEDVLKIYEGGIKVPEGILKDIRDNIPLEMLKEILNSDGGGFLEYPMPQVIQADKSAWRTDEEFAREMLAGVNPVNIRCLQEFPPTSKLDPKIYGNQNSTIRKENIENNLNGLTVDEAIKQKKLFILDHHDTLMPYVRRINDNTSTKLYASRTVLFLQNNGTLKPLAIELSLPHPEGDEYGAISKVYTPAEQGVENSIWQLAKAYVAVNDSGNHQLISHWLHTHAVIEPFVIATNRRLSVLHPIYKLLQPHFRDTMNINALARQILINAGGILELTVFPAKYSMEMSSVLYKDWVFPEQALPADLLKRGIAVEDSRAPHGLRLVIEDYPYAVDGLEIWFAIKTWVKDYCSFYYKADETVKEDEELQSWWKELKSEGHGDKKDEAWWPKMQTRDDLIEVCTIVIWIASALHAAVNFGQYPYAGYLPNRPTISRRFMPEEGTEEYDELVENPEKAFLKTITAQLQTLLGISLIEILSRHSSDEVYLGQRDSPNWTSDLEALEAFEKFGRKLEEIEKRIVSMNNDEKLKNRVGPVKVPYTLLYPTSEGGLTGKGIPNSVSI, from the exons AGAATGCATTGAAAGAAGGAACACTTGGGAAGGAAGCATATTTGGAAGATTGGATTACAACATTCACACCCTTAACAGCAGGAGAATCAGCATTCAAAGTTACATTTGATTGGGATGAAGATATAGGAACACCTGGTGCATTCTTAATTAGAAATCATCATCACAGTGAGTTCTATCTAAGAAGCTTGACACTTGAAAATGTTCCAGGCCATGGTACTATCCACTTTATTTGCAACTCTTGGGTCTACCCTTCTGATAAATATGAAAAGGATCGCATTTTCTTCAGCAACAAG ACATACCTTCCAAATGAAACACCAAAGGCACTTGTTAAGTATAGGGAAGAAGAACTTGAATGCTTAAGAGGACATGATGAAAAAGGGAAGCTTCAAGAATGGGATAGAGTTTATGATTATGCATATTACAATGATTTGGGGAACCCAGATAAAGGTTCAGAATATGCTCGTCCTGTTCTAGGAGGTTCTAGTAAATATCCATACCCTAGAAGAGGAAGAACTGGTAGACCACCCACTTCAATAG ATGTTAATACTGAGAGTAGATTGAATCTTTTGCTGAGCTTGGACATTTATGTTCCAAGGGATGAAAGATTTGGCCACCTGAAAATGGCAGATTTTCTTGCTTATGCATTGAAAGCCATAGTTCAAGTCCTGAAACCTGAGTTGGAATCTTTATTtgacaaaactccaaatgagttTGATAGCTTGGAAGATGTACTTAAAATCTATGAAGGTGGGATTAAGGTTCCTGAGGGCATACTTAAGGACATTAGAGATAACATCCCTTTAGAGATGCTCAAAGAAATTCTCAATTCTGATGGTGGAGGCTTCCTTGAATATCCCATGCCTCAAGTCATTCAAG CTGATAAGTCTGCATGGAGAACTGATGAAGAATTTGCAAGAGAAATGCTAGCTGGTGTAAACCCTGTCAATATTCGTTGCCTCCAA GAATTTCCACCAACATCCAAGCTAGACCCTAAAATCTATGGTAATCAAAACAGTACAATAAGGAAGGAAAACATAGAAAACAACCTAAATGGACTCACTGTTGATGAG GCAATTAAGCAAAAGAAGCTATTCATATTGGATCACCATGATACATTAATGCCATATGTGAGGAGGATTAATGACAACACTTCTACAAAGCTTTATGCCAGCAGAACAGTTCTTTTCTTGCAAAATAATGGGACTTTGAAGCCATTGGCCATTGAATTGAGTTTGCCTCATCCTGAAGGAGATGAATATGGTGCCATTAGTAAAGTTTACACACCTGCAGAGCAAGGTGTTGAAAATTCCATTTGGCAATTAGCCAAAGCTTATGTAGCAGTAAATGACTCAGGCAATCATCAACTTATTAGTCACTG GTTGCATACTCATGCAGTGATCGAGCCATTCGTTATAGCTACAAATAGACGGCTCAGCGTGCTTCACCCTATTTACAAACTTTTGCAGCCTCACTTTCGCGACACCATGAATATAAATGCGCTTGCGCGACAAATCCTCATCAATGCTGGTGGTATTCTAGAGTTAACAGTCTTTCCAGCCAAGTATTCTATGGAGATGTCATCTGTTCTTTACAAGGATTGGGTCTTTCCTGAGCAAGCACTACCAGCAGATCTTCTTAAAAG AGGAATAGCTGTTGAAGATTCAAGAGCTCCACATGGCCTTAGACTAGTGATTGAGGATTACCCTTATGCAGTTGATGGACTAGAGATTTGGTTTGCCATCAAGACATGGGTGAAGgactattgttccttctactacAAGGCGGACGAGACGGTTAAGGAAGACGAAGAGCTTCAATCTTGGTGGAAGGAACTAAAATCAGAGGGTCATGGTGACAAGAAAGATGAGGCTTGGTGGCCAAAGATGCAAACTCGCGACGACCTCATTGAAGTTTGCACCATTGTTATATGGATTGCTTCAGCACTCCATGCTGCAGTTAACTTTGGACAGTACCCTTATGCAGGTTACCTTCCGAACCGGCCAACCATAAGCAGAAGATTCATGCCAGAGGAAGGAACAGAAGAGTATGATGAACTTGTGGAGAATCCTGAGAAGGCTTTTCTTAAGACAATCACAGCACAGTTACAAACTCTTCTTGGTATCTCATTGATAGAGATATTGTCTAGGCATTCATCTGATGAAGTGTATCTTGGACAAAGAGATTCTCCTAACTGGACAAGTGATTTGGAGGCATTAGAGGCCTTTGAGAAATTTGGAAGAAAACTAGAAGAGATTGAGAAGAGAATTGTGAGCATGAACAATGATGAGAAACTGAAGAACAGAGTTGGACCTGTTAAGGTGCCATACACATTGCTTTATCCAACAAGTGAAGGTGGATTAACAGGCAAGGGAATTCCTAACAGTGTCTCCATTTGA
- the LOC130932850 gene encoding probable linoleate 9S-lipoxygenase 5 isoform X2, translating to MLKKVVNCLACNNEEDKRIRGRVVLMKKNVLDFNDFTASILDRVHEFVGQHVSLQLISATNVNPENALKEGTLGKEAYLEDWITTFTPLTAGESAFKVTFDWDEDIGTPGAFLIRNHHHSEFYLRSLTLENVPGHGTIHFICNSWVYPSDKYEKDRIFFSNKTYLPNETPKALVKYREEELECLRGHDEKGKLQEWDRVYDYAYYNDLGNPDKGSEYARPVLGGSSKYPYPRRGRTDVNTESRLNLLLSLDIYVPRDERFGHLKMADFLAYALKAIVQVLKPELESLFDKTPNEFDSLEDVLKIYEGGIKVPEGILKDIRDNIPLEMLKEILNSDGGGFLEYPMPQVIQADKSAWRTDEEFAREMLAGVNPVNIRCLQEFPPTSKLDPKIYGNQNSTIRKENIENNLNGLTVDEAIKQKKLFILDHHDTLMPYVRRINDNTSTKLYASRTVLFLQNNGTLKPLAIELSLPHPEGDEYGAISKVYTPAEQGVENSIWQLAKAYVAVNDSGNHQLISHWLHTHAVIEPFVIATNRRLSVLHPIYKLLQPHFRDTMNINALARQILINAGGILELTVFPAKYSMEMSSVLYKDWVFPEQALPADLLKRGIAVEDSRAPHGLRLVIEDYPYAVDGLEIWFAIKTWVKDYCSFYYKADETVKEDEELQSWWKELKSEGHGDKKDEAWWPKMQTRDDLIEVCTIVIWIASALHAAVNFGQYPYAGYLPNRPTISRRFMPEEGTEEYDELVENPEKAFLKTITAQLQTLLGISLIEILSRHSSDEVYLGQRDSPNWTSDLEALEAFEKFGRKLEEIEKRIVSMNNDEKLKNRVGPVKVPYTLLYPTSEGGLTGKGIPNSVSI from the exons AGAATGCATTGAAAGAAGGAACACTTGGGAAGGAAGCATATTTGGAAGATTGGATTACAACATTCACACCCTTAACAGCAGGAGAATCAGCATTCAAAGTTACATTTGATTGGGATGAAGATATAGGAACACCTGGTGCATTCTTAATTAGAAATCATCATCACAGTGAGTTCTATCTAAGAAGCTTGACACTTGAAAATGTTCCAGGCCATGGTACTATCCACTTTATTTGCAACTCTTGGGTCTACCCTTCTGATAAATATGAAAAGGATCGCATTTTCTTCAGCAACAAG ACATACCTTCCAAATGAAACACCAAAGGCACTTGTTAAGTATAGGGAAGAAGAACTTGAATGCTTAAGAGGACATGATGAAAAAGGGAAGCTTCAAGAATGGGATAGAGTTTATGATTATGCATATTACAATGATTTGGGGAACCCAGATAAAGGTTCAGAATATGCTCGTCCTGTTCTAGGAGGTTCTAGTAAATATCCATACCCTAGAAGAGGAAGAACTG ATGTTAATACTGAGAGTAGATTGAATCTTTTGCTGAGCTTGGACATTTATGTTCCAAGGGATGAAAGATTTGGCCACCTGAAAATGGCAGATTTTCTTGCTTATGCATTGAAAGCCATAGTTCAAGTCCTGAAACCTGAGTTGGAATCTTTATTtgacaaaactccaaatgagttTGATAGCTTGGAAGATGTACTTAAAATCTATGAAGGTGGGATTAAGGTTCCTGAGGGCATACTTAAGGACATTAGAGATAACATCCCTTTAGAGATGCTCAAAGAAATTCTCAATTCTGATGGTGGAGGCTTCCTTGAATATCCCATGCCTCAAGTCATTCAAG CTGATAAGTCTGCATGGAGAACTGATGAAGAATTTGCAAGAGAAATGCTAGCTGGTGTAAACCCTGTCAATATTCGTTGCCTCCAA GAATTTCCACCAACATCCAAGCTAGACCCTAAAATCTATGGTAATCAAAACAGTACAATAAGGAAGGAAAACATAGAAAACAACCTAAATGGACTCACTGTTGATGAG GCAATTAAGCAAAAGAAGCTATTCATATTGGATCACCATGATACATTAATGCCATATGTGAGGAGGATTAATGACAACACTTCTACAAAGCTTTATGCCAGCAGAACAGTTCTTTTCTTGCAAAATAATGGGACTTTGAAGCCATTGGCCATTGAATTGAGTTTGCCTCATCCTGAAGGAGATGAATATGGTGCCATTAGTAAAGTTTACACACCTGCAGAGCAAGGTGTTGAAAATTCCATTTGGCAATTAGCCAAAGCTTATGTAGCAGTAAATGACTCAGGCAATCATCAACTTATTAGTCACTG GTTGCATACTCATGCAGTGATCGAGCCATTCGTTATAGCTACAAATAGACGGCTCAGCGTGCTTCACCCTATTTACAAACTTTTGCAGCCTCACTTTCGCGACACCATGAATATAAATGCGCTTGCGCGACAAATCCTCATCAATGCTGGTGGTATTCTAGAGTTAACAGTCTTTCCAGCCAAGTATTCTATGGAGATGTCATCTGTTCTTTACAAGGATTGGGTCTTTCCTGAGCAAGCACTACCAGCAGATCTTCTTAAAAG AGGAATAGCTGTTGAAGATTCAAGAGCTCCACATGGCCTTAGACTAGTGATTGAGGATTACCCTTATGCAGTTGATGGACTAGAGATTTGGTTTGCCATCAAGACATGGGTGAAGgactattgttccttctactacAAGGCGGACGAGACGGTTAAGGAAGACGAAGAGCTTCAATCTTGGTGGAAGGAACTAAAATCAGAGGGTCATGGTGACAAGAAAGATGAGGCTTGGTGGCCAAAGATGCAAACTCGCGACGACCTCATTGAAGTTTGCACCATTGTTATATGGATTGCTTCAGCACTCCATGCTGCAGTTAACTTTGGACAGTACCCTTATGCAGGTTACCTTCCGAACCGGCCAACCATAAGCAGAAGATTCATGCCAGAGGAAGGAACAGAAGAGTATGATGAACTTGTGGAGAATCCTGAGAAGGCTTTTCTTAAGACAATCACAGCACAGTTACAAACTCTTCTTGGTATCTCATTGATAGAGATATTGTCTAGGCATTCATCTGATGAAGTGTATCTTGGACAAAGAGATTCTCCTAACTGGACAAGTGATTTGGAGGCATTAGAGGCCTTTGAGAAATTTGGAAGAAAACTAGAAGAGATTGAGAAGAGAATTGTGAGCATGAACAATGATGAGAAACTGAAGAACAGAGTTGGACCTGTTAAGGTGCCATACACATTGCTTTATCCAACAAGTGAAGGTGGATTAACAGGCAAGGGAATTCCTAACAGTGTCTCCATTTGA